Below is a window of Nicotiana tabacum cultivar K326 chromosome 19, ASM71507v2, whole genome shotgun sequence DNA.
AACACTTTTTCTTCATACCAACTCTTTATTGCCATctattgaaaaatagtcacaatttcaaaagttatcaaattttagtcattttttatgtaaagataaaatctgaataaaaatactcttaaaaatccaaaaatattccagcataatatgttggagttccatcataatatgttggaagtttatatgcaggagctttataatcccgcatattatgctggaacttttcgtgtactggagttccaacataatatgctgaaaatttATATATCCAGGAGCTTTATAATcccgcatattatgctggaactttctgtgtgctggagttccaacataatatgctggaagtttatacgcagaacctccataatccagcatattatccTGGAGCTTTCCGTGTTTCAGTAAAATACtgctattttttaataacttcgCAAATActtactattttttaattaccagttcGAAAACTGGCCAGCCCGTGCTAGTTTTACACTTCCTTTTTCATACCAACTCTTTATTGCCATATTTCTAACTTTATTTTATAACCACAAATGTTGAGGGTTTCAGCAATGGCCAATCTATCTTTAAGCTCAATATTTGGAGTTGAATTTCTTTGAGCTTATGGTAGGACTAAAACCTAGACTCTTGTGTTCAAAGCTTATGTCCAATGTGTAAGATTTTCTTACGTTTTGGTGGCCCAATAAGTTTAAggcccataattaatatttaattaatgagcaAATCTTATTCGTCCGATcggttacttgatggacgtaccAGATTAAAtgagaacctctataaattggtcTTCTTCCCACCCATTAGTGTTACCGTATTTTTTTTCCTATTCTCTCTTCCATTACTAAAGTCGACGGTAACGAAAGCTAGGGCAAGGGGCGAGAAACCAATTCCAATTAACGCTTCCGCTTCGTGATAATGGCTTACGATTCATGTATGTTTTCTGTAATAATTTTatgtaagattatcatgttcaagatcctGATATGGAATTAAAGTTTATGCTAACATGTGGTATCATGAGCCTGTAACTTAGAACTGATAATCTTCATAAGTATTATTTACGCATAAAGCAGAGAACTAGGATGACTTGCTCAAAGCCCTCGGAAATACTATAGTAATTTTTTAATTGATAGTCAATTCAATCTTTCGCATCAGACAATTAAAGTATATTGTTTTGAATAATgagatgtattaaagtgcttgtTTCTTAGTTCATCAGACAATTAATGTGACTCTGAATTGTTGTCTGCTTATGGATGACTGTATCTGTCAGTATCGGCCTAGATTGATTTTATACATAatgtttgtattttatttaatgttATATTCTAGGTCATAAAGTAAAGTTACTGATCTAAAATATTTAGGGACATTAAGGAAATAAAGTTTATTCCTAAAAGGTTTATGGAATGTATAAATTTCAATAGTTGCACGTGAATCTCACCTAATGTATCGATTGTGATTTGGTTCTTGTATTGTATAATAATTGATGTGTGTGTTTTAAAGTTATATAGTTTGTTAGTCGCTAAAGTGTGATCAAACTAGaatgtttaatatatatacataaatcaCATTCATGTTTATTTTATGCATGTATTAATGTTCatatagtttgttagtcaccAAAGTGATCAAACTAGAATGTCTAAAATATTCACATGCATAAAATATTCTGATAATTATTTTATGTGTGCATTTATGTTCATATAGTTTGTTAGTCGCCAAAGTGGTCAAACTAGTATGTTCATGAAAAATATGCGtacataaaattataatttatccatgaaattaatgaaatgccaataattaaaaattagtggataaattaattttcactaTTGCTAGAACTTAAAGATTTACCCAAAGGTGAATCAATTATTCTATGAATAGTGAATATGATGGGGTAAAGTTAATATTCTTTAGTCAAATATATATTGTCTGTCCAAAGATGGCATATatatttggttaaaaatatttaattacctaTTAAAGATTAAATGGCATTTAAATTATGATAGTGTGTCGTAGTATTTACCCAAAGGAGAATTGCGATATACTTTTATTGTTTTACTGAATCCATATTGATTTGTGAGCATGTATTATCTATTTTGCAGCTATTCCTCTTCATTCACTTGCTTCGTCTGTTAATGTGTTCAACGGATTGAACTTCTCTGAATGGCGCGAACAAGTCCAGTTCTACTTAGATGTGATGGATCTTGACTTGGCTATGCTGAATGATAAGCCCGCTGCCATTACTGATTCGAACAATGCGGATGAGAAGTCTTTCCATAAAGCATGGGAACACTCTAACATGCTAAGCCTTATGTTTATGCGAATGAATATTACAAACAACATTAAGAGCACTATTTCACAAACAGAAAGTGTGAGAGGGTACCTGAAGTTTGTGAAAGAATGTTTTTGTTCTGCAGATAAGTCTCTCACTGGTACACTAATGGCTGAACTCACGCTCATGAAGTTTGATGGGTCGCATAGTATGCAAAACCATATCATCGAGATGACTAACATTGTAGCAAGACTTCAGACCTTGGGGATGAAAGTGGATGATTCCTTCTTAGTTCAGTTTATTCTGAACTCGTTGCCTCCTGAGTATGGACCTTTTCAAATTAACTATAATACTATTGAGGATAAGTAAAATATTAGTGAATTGTCCAGTATGCTTACTCAGGAGGAGTCAAGACTTAAGAAAAAAAGGGAGTCATTCAATTAACCTCATGGGTCAAGGAGCTGGTAAAGGACTTAAAGTGAAGCCCAacaagttcaagaagaagaaagcacATGCTAAAGCTCCACAGGATGCTAAGAAGGAACATAAGGCAGATACGTGTCGTTTCTATAACAAGGAAGAATACTATCAGAAAGATTGCCTGAAACGTAAAGCTTGGTTCGAAAAGAAAGGTACAATTAATGCTTTTGTATGTTTCGAATCAAATTTAGTAGAAGTTCCGAATAATACTTGGTGGCTTGATTCTGGTGCAACTGCTCATGTATTTACTACGTTGCAGAGATTCCTTACGATCCAaactacaaatccaaataagAATTTCTTGTTCATGAAAAATCGTATGAAGGCTCCAATTGAAGGCATATGGACATATCGTTTGATCATGGAGACTGGACGTCACCTTGATCTATTACATATTCTTTATGTACCTTCAGTTTCTaggaatttgatttctctttcaagaTTTGATGTTTCTGGATTTGATTTAAAATTTAGAAATAGATGTTTTAATTTATATAAGAATGCTATTTTTTATGGTTTTGGTTTTCTTAGTGAtggtttatataaattgaaactcgaTATTGATTTTTCTGAATCCCTTCTTAATGTTCAACATAATGTTGGAATTAAACGTAGTTCACTAGATGAAAGTTTTGCTTACTTGTGGAATAACCGTTTGGGTCATATATCCAAAGAAAGGTTAGAAAGATTAGTAAAGAATCAGATTCTTCCGAATCTAAATTTTACTGATCTTACTATATGTTTGGATTGCGTTAAGGGAAATCAAACCAAGCATAGTTAGAAAGGTGCCACAAGAAGCACCCAACTTCTTGAAATTATACACACCGATATTTGTGGACCCTTTGATGTTCCATCTTTTGGTGGAGAGAAATATATTATCACTTTTATCGATGATTTTTCATGTTATGGATACATCTATTTTctgaaagaaaaatctcaagcaaCAGATGCTCTCAAGGTATTTGTTAATGAGGTTGAAGGCAATTAGATAAAAAGGTGAAAATTATTAGGTCAGATAGAGGTGGTGAATATTATGGAAAATATAATGAATCGGGACAATGTCCAGGTCCATTTGCAAAGTTCCTCGAGGGACATGACATATGTGTACACTATACTATGCCAGGAATACCTCAATAAAATGGTATTGCAGAAAGGCGTAATCGAACACTTATGGATATGGTTAGGAGCATGATGAGTAATTCCTCATTACCCAAATCATTGTGGATGTATGCTCTTAAAACCGTTGTATATTTATTAAACAGGGTTCCTAGTAAGGCAGTTCCAAAGACCCCTTTTGAACTGTGGACAGGAAGGAAACCTAGTTTAAGGCGCCTGCATATTTGGGGTTTGGCACAACCCAAAATCCGGCCACAggcgttgtgatggcacctagtttctaatactaggtaagccgaattcaattacatttttgaagccattttttttcgAATTAAATAAGAAAACAAAACTAACAACGGATCAAAtaagaatatacaacctcccaagactggtagtactgagtcacgaactctagttgaatacatggaatgatcacgaggaccaaatatacaatactgtttgattaaaaattaatagtacaatgaaatgaacagACTCTAAGTGACTGCGACGaacaagcagctctaccttgaatccttgcgatcatactctaactctgtccgggtCCGATACCTCTTATACCTGGCTCtgcaaaaaaatgtgcagaagtgtagtatgagtacaccacggtcggtacccagtaagtatcaagactaacctcagtggagtagagatgaggtacggtcaagacactcactagtctaataacctgtgcaatatagtatataaaataatactggaaaataactagcaatggtaacaacaaaatcaaccagtgatataacaacaatgcaacaagaacatcataattattgcttaaatgaataaggaacacaagtacaaccaattaatcaagtccttcaaatataaattctttcgcctatatatttttcaaataataatcttcaggatataatactttccaataaatatattttcaagtaaaattcaccatgtgacacctcatttcacaatcataaaaaaattacgggtctcaagcccactttcatatttttccacggcacctcgtgcccatatttctttcaccatcacacggacaactcacgtgtcaaaatatcaatgtatataagatccacactgtcacaatccaaaatccaactagtcgtgatggcacctaacccaactcgttaggtaagccaattaccaactatccaattccaataaaattaattaaaagaaatatcGAAAACCAGAacattttcccaagaactggtagtacaaatcatgagcttctaagaatagagtatacaaagcgaaaatgaaataaatacatagtctgtttgaataatacataaatagagctttta
It encodes the following:
- the LOC107799266 gene encoding uncharacterized protein LOC107799266: MAYDSSIPLHSLASSVNVFNGLNFSEWREQVQFYLDVMDLDLAMLNDKPAAITDSNNADEKSFHKAWEHSNMLSLMFMRMNITNNIKSTISQTESVRGYLKFVKECFCSADKSLTGTLMAELTLMKFDGSHSMQNHIIEMTNIVARLQTLGMKVDDSFLVQFILNSLPPEYGPFQINYNTIEDK